One segment of Paraburkholderia bonniea DNA contains the following:
- a CDS encoding methyltransferase domain-containing protein, protein MSPVPLNLARPANDARYLRRIFERRAAHFGDVAFLPREISQRMRERLEYIRLNPARVLDAGCGYGDDLPQLRERFPEALVYGADLSQAMLARARRQDAPEARWQKLLPGRLGDWLAARGPRLAQADFSALPFAAGAFDMIWSNLALQWHSRPDLIFPEWQRALKVNGLLMFSTFGPDTLKELRHVYAQIDTQRGNEMRAHVIDFVDMHDLGDMLVESGFEIPVMDQETLKITYQSPQSLLADVRRWGAYPAVREGAAGLGGRRLHEALLAGLEARRSADGSIALTFEVIYGHAWKAVPRTTPEGHGIVRLEEIGRRQLKNL, encoded by the coding sequence ATGTCCCCAGTTCCTCTCAACCTTGCCCGTCCGGCCAATGATGCCCGGTATTTACGGCGGATTTTCGAGCGCCGCGCCGCGCATTTCGGTGACGTTGCGTTCTTGCCGCGTGAAATTTCACAACGCATGCGTGAGCGTCTTGAATACATTCGGCTCAATCCGGCGCGGGTTCTTGATGCGGGCTGTGGCTATGGCGATGATCTGCCGCAACTGCGTGAGCGGTTTCCGGAGGCACTGGTATACGGCGCTGACTTGTCGCAGGCGATGCTGGCGCGAGCACGTCGCCAGGATGCGCCGGAGGCTCGCTGGCAAAAGCTGCTGCCAGGCCGGTTGGGCGACTGGCTTGCTGCGCGTGGGCCACGGCTGGCTCAGGCTGATTTTTCGGCACTGCCGTTTGCTGCGGGCGCGTTTGACATGATCTGGTCCAATCTCGCGCTGCAATGGCATTCGCGTCCCGATCTGATTTTTCCGGAGTGGCAGCGTGCGCTGAAAGTGAACGGCCTGCTGATGTTCAGCACGTTTGGCCCTGACACGCTCAAGGAGCTGCGTCACGTCTATGCGCAGATCGACACTCAGCGCGGCAACGAAATGCGCGCTCACGTGATTGATTTTGTTGATATGCATGATCTGGGCGACATGCTGGTGGAAAGCGGCTTTGAAATCCCGGTGATGGATCAGGAAACCTTGAAGATTACTTATCAGTCGCCGCAATCGTTGCTGGCGGATGTGCGCCGCTGGGGGGCTTACCCTGCGGTGCGTGAGGGAGCCGCGGGTCTTGGCGGTCGCCGTCTGCACGAAGCCTTGCTGGCTGGGCTGGAAGCCCGTCGCAGCGCGGATGGCAGCATCGCACTGACCTTTGAGGTGATCTATGGACATGCATGGAAAGCGGTGCCGCGCACCACACCGGAAGGGCATGGCATTGTGCGTCTCGAAGAGATTGGGCGAAGGCAGTTGAAGAATCTGTGA
- a CDS encoding ComF family protein, giving the protein MPVFPMFAPFLAWRVRWLTPWLKRHGPQLAQLVLPNLCALCGNLSRSTLCPSCAETHWNEARLRCLVCALPLAVRHTLAGHIQPTRPAQLNRCTGCAERTSTPLPFDATFTLGDYRAPLDALALGLKFRARIRLASEFARQFAHLTLNLPEAQRQFDVIAPVPLSARRLVERGYNQAWEIARPLARMLHTRSDATLLKRVIHTAPQARLDPAARRLNVGGAFEVVKPVQGLHVVLVDDVMTTGATLEAIAHALKTAGAKRVTNLVALRTTKN; this is encoded by the coding sequence ATGCCTGTCTTCCCGATGTTTGCTCCATTTCTGGCCTGGCGGGTCCGCTGGCTCACCCCCTGGCTGAAGCGACACGGGCCACAGCTAGCGCAACTCGTCCTGCCAAACTTATGCGCGCTATGCGGCAATCTGTCGCGTAGCACGCTGTGCCCGAGCTGCGCTGAAACCCACTGGAATGAAGCCCGGTTACGTTGCCTCGTCTGCGCGCTGCCACTCGCCGTACGGCACACGCTCGCGGGCCACATACAACCAACCCGGCCAGCCCAGCTTAACCGTTGCACCGGCTGCGCTGAGCGCACCAGTACACCACTCCCCTTCGATGCCACATTCACGCTCGGCGACTATCGCGCGCCCCTCGATGCGCTGGCACTCGGGCTGAAATTTCGCGCACGTATCAGGCTGGCATCTGAATTCGCCAGGCAATTTGCGCATCTCACGCTCAACCTGCCGGAGGCACAACGGCAATTCGACGTGATCGCCCCCGTTCCACTCTCAGCCAGGCGGCTAGTCGAAAGAGGCTACAACCAGGCATGGGAAATTGCCCGGCCACTCGCACGCATGCTGCACACACGCAGCGATGCAACGCTGCTCAAACGTGTCATTCATACCGCGCCGCAAGCCCGGCTTGATCCGGCAGCAAGGCGGCTCAATGTCGGAGGGGCCTTTGAAGTCGTCAAACCCGTGCAGGGCCTGCACGTTGTGCTGGTTGACGATGTCATGACCACCGGTGCCACGCTCGAAGCAATCGCCCACGCACTAAAAACAGCGGGGGCGAAGCGCGTCACCAACCTCGTCGCCTTGCGCACAACAAAAAACTAG
- the trmL gene encoding tRNA (uridine(34)/cytosine(34)/5-carboxymethylaminomethyluridine(34)-2'-O)-methyltransferase TrmL has protein sequence MFNVVLVEPEIPPNTGNVIRLCANTGVHLHLIEPLGFPLDDTKLRRAGLDYHEYAQMKVHASWDAFVRTETPDAARMFAFTTRGAGRFHASTFVAGDWFIFGAETRGLPEEVLGHFSAEQRVRLPMRPDNRSLNLSNTVAIVVFEAWRQMGFAGGI, from the coding sequence ATGTTCAACGTTGTTCTTGTCGAGCCCGAAATTCCCCCGAACACGGGTAACGTGATCCGGCTGTGCGCCAATACTGGCGTGCACCTTCACCTGATTGAACCTCTCGGCTTTCCGCTCGATGACACCAAACTGCGACGCGCCGGGCTCGATTATCACGAGTACGCGCAAATGAAGGTTCATGCCAGTTGGGATGCGTTCGTCCGCACAGAAACGCCTGATGCCGCACGCATGTTCGCCTTTACCACGCGCGGCGCAGGGCGCTTTCACGCCAGCACGTTCGTGGCTGGTGACTGGTTTATTTTCGGTGCGGAGACGCGCGGCCTGCCTGAGGAGGTGCTCGGGCATTTCAGTGCAGAGCAGCGGGTCCGGCTGCCAATGCGGCCCGACAACCGGAGTCTGAACCTGTCGAACACGGTGGCAATCGTGGTGTTCGAAGCATGGCGTCAAATGGGTTTTGCCGGGGGAATCTGA
- a CDS encoding NAD(P)H-dependent glycerol-3-phosphate dehydrogenase yields the protein MKIAVLGAGAWGTALAAHLARHHDTVLWARDSALVAELQRCHENARYLAGVALPASLRYETDLSAALAHAQGAEALCVIGTPVAGLRGLCQTLRDEAQIPHHLIWLCKGFEAGTSLLPHQVVAAELPQHHSNGVLSGPSFAREVALGLPVALTVASPSRACQERTVAAFHHDAMRIYTGDDVVGVEVGGAVKNVLAIATGIGDGLGLGLNARAALVTRGLAEMSRLGVTLGGRAETFTGLTGLGDLILTATGDLSRNRTVGMQLATGRSLADILAALGHVAEGVRCAQAVLALAHAHAIEMPVTQAVCAVLFDGVAPRDAVSALLRRDARAE from the coding sequence ATGAAGATTGCCGTTCTCGGTGCTGGAGCCTGGGGTACTGCGCTCGCCGCTCACCTGGCCAGGCATCACGATACTGTGCTGTGGGCGCGCGATAGCGCCCTGGTGGCCGAGCTGCAGCGCTGTCACGAAAACGCCCGCTACCTTGCGGGCGTTGCGCTACCCGCCAGCCTGCGCTATGAAACCGATCTGAGCGCTGCATTGGCGCATGCGCAAGGCGCAGAGGCGTTGTGCGTCATCGGCACGCCAGTGGCTGGCTTGCGTGGGTTGTGCCAGACCCTGCGCGATGAGGCGCAGATCCCACACCATCTCATCTGGCTGTGCAAAGGCTTCGAGGCGGGCACTTCATTGTTGCCGCATCAGGTGGTCGCAGCCGAACTTCCCCAGCATCACAGCAACGGCGTATTGTCCGGGCCCAGCTTTGCACGCGAAGTGGCGCTTGGATTGCCTGTCGCACTAACCGTGGCAAGCCCGTCGCGGGCATGCCAGGAGCGAACTGTCGCGGCCTTTCACCATGACGCGATGCGCATTTATACCGGCGATGATGTCGTCGGCGTCGAAGTGGGGGGGGCCGTCAAGAACGTGCTGGCTATTGCCACCGGGATTGGCGACGGCCTGGGGCTTGGGCTCAACGCCCGGGCAGCGCTTGTAACGCGTGGCCTGGCGGAAATGTCGCGGCTTGGCGTGACCCTCGGAGGCCGCGCGGAAACCTTTACCGGGCTCACGGGCCTAGGCGACCTGATTCTTACCGCGACGGGCGATCTGTCGCGTAACCGGACGGTGGGTATGCAACTGGCCACCGGACGCTCGCTGGCCGACATCCTTGCTGCACTGGGGCACGTCGCGGAAGGCGTGCGTTGCGCACAGGCCGTGCTGGCGCTGGCCCACGCGCATGCGATTGAGATGCCGGTGACACAGGCGGTATGCGCCGTTTTGTTTGATGGCGTAGCGCCGCGCGATGCCGTGAGCGCCTTGCTGCGCCGTGATGCCCGAGCTGAATAG
- the secB gene encoding protein-export chaperone SecB has product MSDENNQPFFNIQRIYLKDMSLEQPNSPAIFLEQEMPSVEVEVDVKAERLADNVFEVLVTGTVTAKVLDKVAFLIEAKQAGIFDIRNIPEDQIDPLIGIACPTILFPYLRSNVADAISRAGFPPIHLAEINFQALYEQRLAQIGSQSEAASPNGMTH; this is encoded by the coding sequence ATGTCCGACGAGAACAATCAGCCGTTTTTCAACATTCAGCGTATCTATCTAAAAGATATGTCGCTTGAGCAACCCAATTCACCTGCGATCTTCCTCGAACAGGAAATGCCTTCGGTTGAAGTTGAGGTTGACGTCAAAGCTGAACGCCTTGCTGACAACGTATTTGAAGTTCTCGTCACCGGCACGGTGACTGCCAAGGTGCTGGACAAGGTGGCTTTTCTGATCGAAGCCAAGCAGGCCGGCATCTTCGATATCCGCAATATTCCTGAAGACCAGATTGATCCGCTGATCGGCATCGCTTGCCCGACGATCCTGTTCCCGTATCTGCGCTCGAATGTCGCTGACGCGATTAGCCGCGCAGGTTTTCCACCGATCCATCTCGCTGAAATCAACTTCCAGGCGCTGTATGAACAGCGTCTCGCGCAAATTGGCAGCCAGAGTGAAGCAGCAAGCCCGAATGGCATGACGCATTAG
- the grxC gene encoding glutaredoxin 3 produces the protein MNKVVMYSTQVCPYCQMAERLLKSRGVEQLEKVLIDKDPARREEMMTRTGRRTVPQIFIGETHVGGYDDLSALDRSGGLIPLLEAV, from the coding sequence GTGAACAAGGTCGTGATGTACAGCACCCAGGTGTGCCCTTATTGCCAGATGGCCGAACGTCTCTTAAAGTCGCGCGGCGTTGAGCAGCTTGAAAAGGTGCTCATCGACAAAGACCCGGCGCGGCGGGAAGAAATGATGACTCGTACCGGTCGCCGTACTGTGCCGCAGATATTTATCGGCGAAACCCATGTGGGCGGCTACGACGATCTTTCCGCACTCGACCGTTCAGGTGGCTTGATACCGCTCCTTGAAGCGGTTTGA
- a CDS encoding rhodanese-like domain-containing protein has product MKFFTDYTNLALIAIVLISGGLLLWPSLRRRGGLSATDATQLINRRNAVVLDLRPAADFAAGHLPAARHLELADLKAKILQLVKNKSNPVLLVCQTGQQSSRAANTVREAGYAEVHVLEGGMSAWQRAGMPVVKQGVAK; this is encoded by the coding sequence GTGAAGTTTTTCACTGATTACACAAACCTTGCACTCATTGCAATTGTCCTCATCTCCGGTGGGCTGCTGCTGTGGCCGAGTCTTCGGCGCCGCGGGGGCCTTTCGGCGACTGACGCCACCCAGTTGATTAACCGGCGCAACGCGGTGGTGCTTGATCTGCGGCCTGCGGCAGATTTTGCCGCAGGTCATCTGCCCGCGGCACGGCATCTTGAATTGGCCGACCTGAAAGCGAAAATCTTGCAACTTGTGAAAAACAAGAGCAACCCGGTTTTGCTGGTGTGCCAGACTGGTCAGCAGTCTAGCCGGGCGGCTAACACCGTGCGTGAAGCGGGTTACGCCGAGGTCCATGTGCTTGAAGGCGGAATGAGTGCCTGGCAGCGAGCCGGTATGCCGGTAGTGAAACAAGGAGTTGCAAAGTGA
- the gpmA gene encoding 2,3-diphosphoglycerate-dependent phosphoglycerate mutase gives MYKLVLIRHGESTWNKENRFTGWVDVDLTEQGNREAQQAGVLLKASGYTFDIAYTSVLKRAIRTLWHVQDQMDQMYLPVVHSWRLNERHYGALSGLNKAETAAQYGDAQVLTWRRSYDTPPPALDPSDKRAPFGDARYAKVPRADLPLTECLKDTVARVLPIWNESIAPAIKSGRKVLIAAHGNSLRALIKYLDNISDTDIVGLNIPNGVPLVYELDENLKPVRHYYLGDQDAIAQAQAAVASQGKAG, from the coding sequence ATGTACAAACTCGTTCTCATCCGCCACGGCGAATCGACGTGGAACAAGGAAAACCGCTTCACCGGCTGGGTCGATGTCGACCTGACCGAACAGGGTAACCGCGAAGCGCAGCAAGCAGGTGTGCTGCTGAAAGCCTCGGGCTACACCTTTGATATCGCTTACACCTCGGTGCTCAAGCGTGCCATCCGCACGCTCTGGCATGTGCAGGACCAGATGGACCAAATGTATTTGCCCGTGGTGCATTCGTGGCGTCTCAACGAACGCCATTACGGCGCACTGTCAGGCCTGAACAAGGCGGAAACAGCGGCCCAGTATGGCGATGCGCAAGTGCTGACATGGCGTCGCAGCTATGACACCCCACCGCCCGCACTTGATCCTTCGGATAAGCGCGCGCCCTTTGGTGACGCGCGTTACGCCAAGGTGCCGCGCGCCGATTTGCCCCTGACCGAATGTCTGAAAGACACCGTCGCACGCGTGCTGCCAATCTGGAACGAATCTATCGCACCAGCAATCAAGTCCGGCCGCAAGGTGCTAATCGCGGCGCATGGCAATTCGCTCCGGGCGCTCATCAAGTATCTGGATAACATTTCCGATACCGATATCGTCGGGCTGAATATTCCAAACGGCGTGCCGCTGGTCTATGAACTCGATGAAAACCTGAAGCCCGTGCGGCATTACTACCTGGGCGACCAGGACGCGATCGCGCAAGCGCAAGCGGCCGTTGCCAGCCAGGGCAAGGCGGGCTGA
- a CDS encoding S41 family peptidase, whose product MRKNLKNIGLIAAGLATGVFATLQISASAQQPAPLPLEQLRLFAEVFGQIKHEYVEPVDDKKLLTSAIKGMVSSLDPHSSYLDKTDYQELQEQTKGRFAGLGIEISQEDGLIKVISPIEDTPAFRAGIRSGDLITRINDKPVRGMTLDKSVKQMRGEPGTKVTLTIFRKTDDRTFPLTVTRAIIKVQSVKTKIPAPGYAYVRITSFQERTTPDLAAKLKDIARQQPDLKGLVLDLRNNGGGLLQSAVGVAGAFLPPDSVVVSTNGQIPDSKQIYRDTYENYRLPSFDGDPLKNLPPIFKTVPIVVLTNAYSASASEIVAGALQDQHRALILGKTTFGKGSVQTVRPMTANTALRLTTAYYYTPSGRSIQNKGIRPDIAIDQFAEGDPDDALVTREVDYSNHLANTQDPNEKKEQEQREQERMDQLRILEEQNDKKTPEQRQKDRERKPVEFGSADDFMLQQALNKLEGKPVQESKSTTERRLAHSKPAQSASAPVAVPASAPAAASAATPASAPAAASHATPASAPAAASHAVPAAASAATPASTPAPATQGK is encoded by the coding sequence ATGCGAAAGAACCTGAAAAATATCGGCCTGATCGCTGCGGGCCTTGCTACTGGCGTATTTGCCACGTTGCAAATTTCCGCCTCAGCTCAGCAACCCGCGCCCCTGCCACTTGAACAGTTGCGGCTTTTTGCCGAAGTTTTCGGGCAGATCAAGCATGAGTACGTCGAACCAGTTGACGATAAGAAACTGCTGACGTCGGCGATCAAGGGCATGGTTTCCAGCCTCGATCCGCACTCGTCCTATCTCGACAAAACCGACTACCAGGAACTCCAGGAGCAGACCAAAGGCCGCTTCGCCGGGCTAGGTATCGAGATCTCCCAGGAAGATGGCCTCATCAAGGTCATTTCGCCGATTGAAGACACTCCGGCGTTTCGCGCGGGCATTCGCTCCGGCGACCTGATTACCCGCATCAACGACAAACCGGTACGCGGCATGACGCTCGACAAATCCGTCAAGCAAATGCGCGGCGAGCCGGGCACCAAGGTCACGCTGACCATCTTCCGCAAAACCGACGACCGCACGTTCCCGCTCACCGTCACGCGCGCGATCATCAAGGTACAAAGCGTCAAGACCAAAATACCTGCGCCCGGTTATGCCTATGTCCGCATCACCAGCTTCCAGGAACGCACCACGCCTGATCTGGCAGCCAAGCTCAAAGACATCGCGCGCCAGCAACCCGACCTGAAGGGCCTCGTGCTCGATCTGCGCAATAACGGCGGCGGGCTGCTGCAAAGCGCCGTGGGTGTGGCTGGTGCGTTCCTGCCGCCAGATTCGGTCGTCGTGTCGACTAACGGCCAGATACCGGATTCCAAGCAGATTTATCGTGACACTTACGAGAACTACCGCCTGCCTTCATTCGATGGCGATCCGCTCAAGAACCTGCCTCCGATCTTCAAAACCGTGCCGATAGTTGTGTTGACCAATGCGTATTCGGCATCGGCGTCGGAAATTGTCGCGGGTGCATTGCAAGATCAGCATCGTGCGCTGATTCTCGGCAAAACCACCTTCGGCAAGGGGTCGGTGCAAACCGTGCGTCCGATGACCGCCAACACGGCATTGCGCCTCACCACCGCCTATTACTACACGCCAAGCGGCCGCTCGATCCAGAACAAGGGTATCCGTCCGGATATCGCTATCGACCAGTTCGCAGAAGGTGATCCGGATGACGCGCTGGTGACGCGCGAAGTCGATTACTCGAACCACCTGGCCAATACCCAGGATCCGAACGAAAAGAAAGAACAGGAGCAGCGCGAGCAGGAACGCATGGATCAATTGCGTATCCTGGAAGAGCAAAACGACAAGAAAACGCCAGAACAGCGGCAAAAAGATCGTGAGCGCAAGCCGGTCGAATTCGGTTCGGCAGATGATTTCATGCTTCAGCAAGCGTTGAACAAGCTCGAAGGCAAACCAGTGCAAGAGTCGAAGTCGACTACGGAACGCCGTCTCGCACATAGCAAGCCTGCGCAATCGGCTTCCGCGCCTGTTGCCGTGCCGGCTTCTGCTCCAGCGGCCGCGTCCGCAGCAACGCCTGCCTCAGCACCTGCGGCGGCTTCACATGCAACGCCTGCTTCAGCACCTGCGGCGGCTTCGCATGCTGTACCAGCGGCCGCATCCGCAGCAACGCCGGCCTCAACACCGGCACCAGCCACACAAGGCAAGTAA
- a CDS encoding HesA/MoeB/ThiF family protein: MNDDQLLRYSRHILVDELGIEAQQCFLDAHALIIGAGGLGSPAAMYLAAAGVGSLTLVDADTVDLTNLQRQILHVTASVGHKKVDSGRAMLAALNPEVQVHAVAERVDGTWLANAVPQATVVLDCSDNFATRHAINRVCFSHRVPLISGAALRFDGQISTFDFRDAASPCYACIFPEDQPFEEVACSTMGVFAPTVGIIGAMQAAEALRVIAGIGTPLVGRLMMLNSLQMEWTTMRIARQPGCPVCGHPRPSPTDALPPEHET, translated from the coding sequence ATGAACGACGATCAGCTCCTGCGCTATTCCCGCCATATTCTTGTCGATGAACTAGGTATCGAAGCGCAGCAATGCTTTCTCGATGCACATGCGCTCATCATTGGAGCAGGCGGGCTTGGCTCGCCCGCTGCGATGTATCTCGCGGCGGCGGGCGTTGGCAGCCTGACACTAGTCGATGCCGATACGGTTGATCTGACCAATTTGCAGCGCCAGATCCTTCATGTCACAGCCTCGGTGGGGCACAAGAAAGTCGATTCAGGCCGCGCCATGCTTGCGGCGTTAAACCCCGAGGTGCAGGTGCATGCCGTCGCCGAGCGGGTAGACGGCACGTGGCTCGCCAATGCAGTGCCGCAAGCCACCGTGGTGCTCGATTGCAGCGACAACTTCGCCACCCGTCACGCCATCAACCGGGTCTGCTTCTCCCATCGGGTGCCTTTGATATCAGGGGCGGCGTTACGCTTCGATGGCCAGATCAGCACGTTCGATTTCCGCGATGCCGCGTCACCGTGTTATGCGTGCATCTTTCCAGAAGATCAGCCATTTGAAGAAGTGGCCTGCTCAACGATGGGCGTGTTTGCTCCAACCGTTGGCATCATCGGGGCTATGCAGGCGGCTGAGGCGCTGCGCGTAATTGCCGGAATCGGCACGCCACTGGTTGGCCGCCTGATGATGCTCAACTCGCTGCAGATGGAATGGACCACCATGCGTATCGCCCGCCAGCCAGGTTGCCCGGTTTGCGGGCACCCGCGCCCCTCGCCAACTGATGCGCTGCCGCCAGAGCATGAGACTTAG
- the ptsP gene encoding phosphoenolpyruvate--protein phosphotransferase yields the protein MSFTLHGIPVSRGIAIGRAYLIAPAALDVDHYLLEQSQIEDEVERFRVAQRLVHQELDTLRADLAADAPSEMGAFINVHSMILNDAMLVQETIDLIRTRRYNVEWALTEQLERLSRHFDDIEDEYLRERKADIQQVVERVLKALAGASVTTLADSEHGTCNEMIVVAHDIAPADMMQFKTQTFQGFVTDLGGRTSHTAIVARSLGIPAAVGVQQASALIRQDDLIIVDGDHGIVIVDPAPIVLEEYSYRQSEKVLEQRKLQRLKFSPTQTLCGTRIELSANIELPDDARAAVEAGATGIGLFRTEFLFMNHEHHLPEEEEQFDAYRRAVELMNGLPVTIRTIDVGADKPLESMGNDGYETAMNPALGLRAIRWSLSEPQMFLTQLRAILRASVFGPVKILIPMLAHAREIDQTLDLIHEARHQLDAAGLAYDPNVRVGAMIEIPAAALALPLFLKRLDFLSIGTNDLIQYTLAIDRADNAVAHLYDPLHPAVLHLIGYTLREAKRAGVPVSVCGEMAGDPALTRLLLGMGLTEFSMHPSQLLVVKQEVLRSHLKTLEKPVADVLASFEPEEVQAALKRVAQA from the coding sequence GTGTCGTTCACGCTGCATGGAATTCCCGTGTCACGCGGTATCGCTATTGGGCGGGCATATCTGATTGCCCCAGCGGCACTCGACGTCGACCATTATTTGCTTGAGCAGTCCCAGATCGAAGACGAGGTGGAGCGTTTTCGTGTGGCACAGCGCCTGGTGCATCAGGAACTCGACACGTTGCGCGCCGATCTCGCCGCCGACGCTCCGAGCGAAATGGGCGCATTCATCAACGTCCACAGCATGATCCTGAATGACGCGATGCTGGTGCAGGAGACGATAGATCTGATCCGCACCCGCCGCTATAACGTCGAATGGGCGCTGACGGAGCAGCTCGAACGTTTGTCGCGCCATTTCGACGATATCGAAGACGAATATCTGCGTGAGCGCAAAGCTGACATTCAGCAGGTCGTGGAGCGGGTGCTCAAGGCGCTTGCCGGTGCTTCCGTCACGACTCTGGCAGACAGCGAGCACGGCACCTGTAACGAGATGATCGTGGTCGCGCATGACATCGCGCCGGCCGACATGATGCAGTTCAAGACGCAGACGTTTCAGGGCTTTGTGACGGATCTGGGTGGGCGCACGTCGCACACGGCGATTGTCGCGCGCAGCCTCGGTATTCCGGCGGCGGTTGGGGTGCAGCAGGCCAGCGCGCTGATTCGTCAGGACGACCTGATTATTGTGGACGGCGATCACGGCATCGTGATTGTTGATCCCGCGCCCATCGTGCTCGAAGAGTATTCCTACCGTCAAAGTGAGAAAGTGCTTGAACAGCGCAAGCTGCAGCGCCTGAAGTTCTCGCCCACGCAAACGCTGTGCGGCACGCGCATCGAACTGTCCGCGAATATCGAATTGCCCGATGATGCCCGCGCGGCAGTCGAAGCCGGGGCAACGGGCATTGGTCTCTTCCGCACTGAATTCCTCTTTATGAATCACGAGCATCATTTGCCGGAGGAAGAGGAGCAGTTCGACGCCTATCGCCGTGCCGTTGAGTTGATGAACGGCTTGCCGGTGACCATTCGCACGATTGATGTGGGCGCGGACAAGCCGCTTGAGTCCATGGGCAACGATGGTTACGAAACAGCGATGAATCCCGCGCTTGGGTTGCGGGCGATTCGCTGGAGCTTGTCTGAGCCACAGATGTTTCTGACCCAGTTGCGGGCGATCTTGCGGGCTTCCGTGTTTGGGCCGGTGAAGATTCTGATTCCGATGCTCGCGCACGCGCGTGAAATCGACCAGACCCTGGATCTGATTCATGAAGCCAGGCACCAGCTTGACGCAGCGGGCCTGGCCTACGATCCGAATGTGCGTGTGGGCGCGATGATCGAGATTCCCGCTGCGGCGCTTGCACTGCCGTTATTTCTCAAGCGGCTCGATTTTCTGTCGATCGGGACCAACGACTTGATTCAATACACGCTGGCGATTGATCGCGCAGATAACGCCGTGGCGCATCTGTATGACCCGTTGCATCCCGCCGTGCTGCACCTGATTGGCTACACCCTGCGCGAAGCCAAACGCGCGGGCGTTCCGGTGTCCGTCTGCGGTGAAATGGCGGGCGATCCAGCGCTGACTCGCTTGCTGCTCGGGATGGGGCTAACGGAGTTTTCGATGCACCCTAGCCAGTTGCTGGTGGTGAAGCAGGAAGTATTGCGCTCGCATCTGAAAACGCTGGAGAAACCTGTTGCCGACGTGCTGGCGTCATTCGAGCCAGAAGAGGTACAAGCGGCGCTGAAACGGGTGGCGCAGGCTTGA
- a CDS encoding HPr family phosphocarrier protein, with the protein MLQQETTIVNKLGLHARASAKLTQLAGNFQAEIWMSRNGRRINAKSIMGVMMLAAGIGSTVLIETDGADEEQAMAALLKLIADKFGEGQ; encoded by the coding sequence ATGCTGCAACAGGAAACAACTATCGTGAACAAGCTGGGGCTGCACGCTCGTGCCTCGGCCAAGCTAACGCAACTCGCGGGCAATTTTCAGGCGGAAATCTGGATGAGCCGCAATGGCCGCCGGATTAACGCAAAAAGCATCATGGGTGTGATGATGCTGGCCGCTGGGATCGGCAGCACCGTGCTGATCGAAACCGATGGCGCTGACGAAGAGCAGGCGATGGCCGCCTTGCTCAAGCTGATTGCCGACAAATTTGGCGAAGGTCAGTAA
- a CDS encoding PTS sugar transporter subunit IIA: protein MAGILIIAHAPFATALRECIAHIYGGLPARIGVIDVLPDSDPVKILAFAHTEIERLKEDNGALVLTDMFGATPSNIAGRLATLPQVRVLAGVNLPMLLRAVCYRTTPLDTLIDKALAGATKGIHAITPGTPQPTTAPGCSDPCAATPPVPKTDSSD from the coding sequence ATGGCAGGCATTCTGATTATTGCGCACGCTCCCTTCGCCACGGCGCTTCGGGAGTGCATTGCCCACATCTATGGTGGTTTGCCCGCCCGCATTGGGGTCATTGATGTATTGCCTGATAGCGATCCGGTAAAAATACTGGCGTTTGCGCACACCGAGATCGAGCGGCTCAAGGAAGATAACGGCGCGTTGGTGCTGACCGACATGTTTGGTGCGACGCCATCGAATATCGCCGGCCGCCTGGCCACGTTGCCGCAGGTGCGAGTACTGGCTGGCGTGAATCTGCCGATGTTGCTGCGGGCAGTCTGTTATCGCACCACGCCGCTGGATACGCTGATCGACAAGGCACTGGCGGGCGCGACCAAAGGCATCCACGCGATTACGCCAGGAACACCCCAGCCCACCACTGCGCCAGGCTGCTCTGACCCATGTGCGGCTACGCCGCCAGTGCCTAAGACGGACTCATCTGACTAG